In Polaribacter sp. Hel_I_88, the following proteins share a genomic window:
- the trxA gene encoding thioredoxin, which yields MALEITDANFDEIVLKSDKPVLVDFWAAWCGPCRMVGPIVDELHTEYEGKAVVGKVDVDANQEFAAKYGVRNIPTVLIFKNGEVVDKQVGVAPKKTYSEKIDAAI from the coding sequence ATGGCTTTAGAAATTACAGATGCAAATTTTGACGAAATAGTATTAAAATCAGACAAACCAGTTTTAGTAGACTTTTGGGCTGCTTGGTGTGGACCTTGTAGAATGGTTGGACCAATTGTAGATGAACTGCATACTGAGTATGAAGGAAAAGCTGTTGTTGGTAAAGTAGATGTTGATGCAAATCAAGAGTTTGCGGCAAAATACGGAGTTAGAAATATACCAACTGTATTAATTTTTAAAAACGGAGAAGTTGTTGATAAACAAGTAGGTGTTGCTCCTAAAAAAACTTATTCAGAAAAAATTGATGCTGCAATTTAG
- a CDS encoding transposase, whose protein sequence is MYSQKKDKTSALTRLAKWDEKVRQAQFKSFNSIARTMSIHYKNILNYFDNRSTNASAESFNAKIKAFRAQFRGVRNIEFFLFRLTNIYA, encoded by the coding sequence ATTTACAGTCAAAAAAAGGACAAAACTTCAGCTTTAACTAGACTTGCTAAATGGGATGAGAAAGTAAGACAAGCACAGTTTAAAAGTTTTAATAGTATTGCTAGAACAATGTCAATTCACTATAAAAATATTCTAAACTACTTTGATAACAGAAGTACAAACGCTTCAGCTGAATCTTTTAATGCTAAAATTAAAGCTTTTAGAGCCCAGTTTAGAGGCGTTAGAAATATAGAATTCTTCCTTTTTAGACTAACTAATATTTATGCGTAA
- a CDS encoding DUF58 domain-containing protein: MNVSEVKSSEIKNLDILAKQVVEGFITGIHKSPFHGFSVEFSEHKLYNKGESTRHIDWKLFAKTEKLYTKKYEEETNLRCHIIIDNSASMNYPILKKQTIDNLNKVGFSAVAAASLMEILKRQRDAVGLSIYSDSYEYYAPEKGSDRHRNMLLHQLEQLLVTNSKSATETYQYLHEIAEKMHRRSLIFLFTDMFQTSKEDEVLFEALRHLKYNKHEVVLFHTYDGKTELDFNFDNAPKKFVDVETGEEINVFSENVQQKYNELITTYFKELKNKCLQYKIDYVPVDIHKGFNEILTAYLLQRKNFK, translated from the coding sequence ATGAATGTATCAGAAGTAAAATCATCGGAAATTAAAAATTTAGATATTCTTGCAAAACAAGTAGTAGAAGGGTTTATAACAGGGATTCATAAGAGCCCTTTTCACGGGTTTTCAGTGGAATTTTCTGAACATAAATTGTATAATAAAGGCGAAAGTACACGTCATATAGATTGGAAGTTATTTGCTAAAACTGAAAAATTATACACTAAAAAGTACGAAGAAGAAACCAATTTACGCTGTCATATTATTATTGATAATTCTGCTTCGATGAATTATCCAATATTAAAAAAACAAACGATAGATAATTTAAACAAGGTTGGTTTTTCTGCTGTTGCAGCTGCTTCTTTAATGGAAATTTTAAAACGACAAAGAGATGCTGTTGGTTTAAGTATTTATTCAGATTCTTACGAATATTATGCTCCAGAAAAAGGGAGTGATCGTCATAGAAATATGTTGTTGCATCAATTAGAGCAATTATTAGTCACTAATTCTAAAAGTGCCACAGAAACCTACCAATACTTGCATGAAATAGCGGAAAAGATGCACAGACGCTCTTTAATCTTTTTGTTTACGGATATGTTTCAGACTTCAAAAGAAGACGAAGTACTTTTTGAGGCTTTACGTCATTTAAAATATAACAAACATGAAGTAGTTTTGTTTCATACTTATGATGGAAAAACGGAATTAGACTTTAATTTTGATAATGCACCTAAAAAATTTGTAGATGTAGAAACTGGTGAAGAAATAAATGTGTTTTCTGAAAATGTTCAACAAAAATATAATGAATTAATTACTACTTATTTTAAAGAATTAAAAAACAAATGTTTACAATATAAAATCGATTATGTTCCTGTAGATATACACAAAGGATTCAACGAAATTTTAACTGCATATTTATTACAAAGAAAAAATTTTAAATAA
- a CDS encoding M1 family aminopeptidase, with protein sequence MKNYLLIISVFLLFSCDKKQEQLTLETGISHELATYRKQQISDVVYNLHFKIPIEKTSPIPSSLQLNFRVNDLQNDLFLDFNAATSKLESININDEKSTINHQKEHIIIDKTKLILGTNKIKILFDAGETSLNRNGDFLYTLLVPDRASTLFPSFDQPDIKANYNLKIIAPKDWKVLAGGFEESALEIDGFIEHSFKTTDLMSTYLFSFVAGKFTEQTKNPGSFDMRFLYRENNEEKIKESVDEVFKIHQNSIDFLESYTAVKFPFQKMDFAAIPPFQYGGMEHVGAIQYRESSLFLDKNATQTQKLSRAKLIAHETSHMWFGDLVTMKWFNDVWMKEVFANFMADKIVNPVYPEINHRLSFMMTHYPSAYSEDRTKGTNPIRQNLDNLKNAGSLYGRIIYNKAPIMMRQLEYLLGEAAFQKGIQEYIKTYQNSNADWTELVSILDKNSSEDIKKWSEVWVNSSGRPIFTEDIDYDETGNIIKFLLYQKAEDGSDKIWTQSFKILLIDEKGSLKEVEISNMGKTFDVLPFVKDFKPVHVLYNTNAFGYGVFPIDKNIISSFKEINQEVSRGYQFINLYENMLIGKVTPLETYKELLNAIKIEKNELITNYLSARIQHIFWTFLNDEERYFAQIKIEKEISDLLNENLSSNIKKTLFSLYSSIAFNPKGYENLYQIWKKDKKIENLFLNENDYTSLAMKLAIYQHPKAKEIVEEQQSRISNPDQLERFKWLLPSLSSDENVRDRFMTSLLQKENREKESWVQTALNYIHHPLRHKTSTKHLKSILSTLEEVQLTGDIFFPKGWLASSIGNYSSKEATIILEGFLTENPAYNPILLKKLQQTTDDLKRAQNIKK encoded by the coding sequence ATGAAAAATTACCTACTTATAATTTCTGTCTTCTTACTTTTTTCTTGTGATAAAAAACAAGAACAACTAACTTTAGAAACAGGGATTTCCCACGAATTAGCAACCTATAGAAAGCAACAAATATCAGATGTTGTTTACAACTTGCATTTTAAAATTCCGATAGAAAAAACAAGTCCAATTCCATCTAGTTTACAGCTAAATTTTAGAGTAAATGATCTACAAAATGATCTTTTTTTAGATTTTAATGCAGCAACTTCAAAGCTAGAATCCATCAATATAAATGATGAAAAATCAACGATTAACCATCAAAAAGAGCACATTATAATTGATAAAACAAAATTGATTTTAGGAACTAATAAAATTAAAATTTTATTTGATGCTGGCGAAACTTCACTTAACAGAAATGGCGATTTTTTGTACACATTGTTAGTTCCAGATAGAGCAAGCACCTTGTTTCCTTCTTTTGATCAGCCAGATATAAAAGCGAATTATAATTTAAAAATAATAGCGCCAAAAGATTGGAAAGTTTTGGCAGGTGGTTTTGAAGAAAGTGCTTTAGAAATTGATGGTTTTATAGAGCATTCTTTTAAAACTACGGATTTAATGAGCACCTATTTATTTTCTTTTGTGGCCGGTAAATTTACGGAGCAAACTAAAAATCCTGGTAGTTTTGATATGCGTTTTTTATACAGAGAAAATAACGAAGAAAAAATAAAAGAAAGTGTAGATGAGGTTTTTAAAATCCATCAAAATTCAATTGATTTTTTAGAGAGTTATACAGCTGTAAAATTCCCTTTTCAAAAAATGGATTTTGCTGCAATTCCACCTTTTCAATATGGAGGAATGGAACATGTGGGTGCAATTCAATACAGAGAATCTTCATTATTTTTAGATAAAAATGCTACACAAACACAAAAATTAAGCAGAGCAAAGTTAATTGCACATGAAACATCACATATGTGGTTTGGCGATTTGGTAACTATGAAATGGTTTAATGATGTTTGGATGAAAGAGGTTTTTGCCAATTTTATGGCAGATAAAATTGTGAATCCTGTATACCCAGAAATTAATCATAGGTTGAGTTTTATGATGACACATTATCCAAGTGCGTATTCAGAAGACAGAACAAAAGGCACCAATCCTATTCGTCAAAACTTAGATAATTTGAAAAATGCAGGTTCTTTATATGGTAGAATTATCTATAACAAAGCACCCATTATGATGCGTCAATTGGAATATTTGTTGGGTGAAGCAGCGTTTCAAAAAGGCATTCAAGAATATATAAAAACCTATCAAAACTCAAATGCAGATTGGACAGAATTAGTTTCAATATTAGATAAAAATTCATCAGAAGATATAAAAAAATGGTCTGAAGTTTGGGTAAATTCCTCAGGAAGACCAATTTTTACAGAAGATATTGATTATGATGAAACAGGAAATATTATTAAATTTTTACTTTATCAAAAAGCAGAAGATGGTTCAGATAAAATTTGGACGCAATCTTTTAAAATTCTATTGATAGACGAAAAAGGAAGCTTAAAAGAAGTTGAAATATCAAATATGGGCAAGACTTTTGATGTTTTACCTTTTGTAAAAGATTTTAAGCCTGTTCATGTTTTATACAATACGAACGCTTTTGGTTATGGTGTTTTTCCTATTGATAAAAATATAATTAGTTCCTTTAAAGAAATTAATCAAGAGGTTTCAAGAGGATATCAATTTATCAATTTGTATGAAAATATGTTGATTGGAAAAGTTACTCCTTTAGAAACGTATAAAGAACTTCTGAATGCCATTAAAATTGAAAAAAATGAATTAATTACAAATTATCTATCAGCCAGAATTCAACATATTTTTTGGACTTTCTTAAATGATGAAGAACGATATTTTGCTCAAATTAAAATAGAGAAAGAAATTTCTGATTTGTTGAATGAAAATTTATCGTCAAACATAAAAAAAACACTTTTTAGTCTATATAGCTCAATAGCTTTTAATCCAAAGGGTTATGAGAATCTTTATCAAATTTGGAAAAAGGATAAAAAAATTGAAAATCTATTTTTAAACGAAAACGATTATACTTCTTTGGCAATGAAATTGGCAATTTATCAACATCCAAAAGCAAAAGAGATAGTAGAAGAACAACAAAGTAGAATTTCAAATCCAGATCAATTAGAGCGTTTTAAATGGTTGTTGCCTTCTCTTTCTTCGGATGAAAATGTAAGAGATCGTTTTATGACATCACTTTTACAAAAAGAAAACAGAGAAAAAGAATCTTGGGTACAAACAGCTTTGAATTATATTCATCATCCATTAAGGCATAAAACATCAACAAAACATTTAAAATCGATTTTATCAACTTTAGAAGAAGTGCAACTTACAGGAGATATTTTCTTTCCAAAAGGATGGTTGGCGAGTTCTATTGGTAATTATTCATCAAAAGAAGCTACTATTATTTTAGAGGGATTTTTAACTGAGAACCCTGCTTATAATCCTATTTTGCTTAAGAAATTACAGCAAACAACAGACGATTTAAAAAGAGCACAAAACATCAAAAAATAA